The following proteins come from a genomic window of Aspergillus oryzae RIB40 DNA, chromosome 4:
- a CDS encoding putative beta-glucanase (predicted protein), which yields MLGIKILPVLLFGAIAQSKYIVPGGRWHDTDGNLVSAHAGSITFDEGTGRFWWFGEYKIEGQEEGGGVSVYSSEDLATWESHGLALEPVKNHTYISPENVIQRPKVVYSEETSQYHMFWHADNSTYGLLLQGFATSDTPAGPYTFVNATAPMGNWSQDYGLFTDYKDGRSYALYSNGDSVEGRDVYITRYNKEVSELEEVVYRFNKFDLEAPTIVQTDNSYYALMSHKTGYRPNNVVAFRADSLEGPWSQPFMVAPLNTRTFNSQSGYTLKIEGSKKTTYLYIGDQWDSNSLWESRYIWLPIEIDDKKKTLELAWHDVYDLNVKTGEWKPIEGKTYYGKDAKTSGDAFKQEANFASHNTILTGIYGNDSTVTFEGIEGTGKPQWVSFYYQNTDDMGFGDQPGGTPDRIGGEWQLRRISSVVVNGNTSNVETLYQRDTHKSIILSTPLKLTLEKGKQNTITIGGLYNGFDYKGADLDRIVVYPPEE from the exons ATGTTGGGAATTAAGATTCTACCAGTTCTCCTATTCGGCGCAATTGCCCAAAGCAAGTACATCGTGCCCGGGGGCCGTTGGCACGATACAGATGGCAATCTTGTGAGCGCTCATGCGGGAAGTATTACTTTCGATGAGGGCACGGGTCGATTCTGGTGGTTCGGAGAATACAAGATTGAGGGACAGGAGGAGGGCGGAGGTGTGTCGGTGTATAGTTCTGAGGATTTGGCGACGTGGGAGTCGCATGGGTTGGCTTTGG AGCCGGTGAAGAACCATACGTATATTTCTCCAGAGAATGTGATACAGCGACCCAAGGTTGTTTATAGTGAGGAGACTAGTCAGTATCAT ATGTTCTGGCATGCCGATAACTCTACGTATGGATTGCTACTCCAGGGATTTGCGACGTCAGATACCCCCGCCGGTCCCTATACCTTTGTCAATGCGACAGCTCCCATGGGCAATTGGTCGCAGGATTATGGCCTCTTCACGGATTATAAGGATGGGCGATCATATGCGCTTTACTCGAACGGCGATAGCGTGGAGGGTCGCGATGTCTATATTACCCGGTACAATAAGGAAGTCtcagagctggaagaggtgGTCTATCGATTTAATAAGTTCGATCTCGAGGCACCTACCATTGTCCAGACGGACAACAGCTACTACGCGTTGATGAGCCATAAGACTGGATACAGACCTAACA ATGTCGTTGCGTTCCGGGCTGATTCGCTGGAGGGCCCTTGGTCCCAGCCGTTCATGGTCGCGCCCCTGAACACGCGCACATTCAACTCTCAGTCTGGATACACTTTGAAGATTGAGGGCTCCAAGAAGACTACATACCTTTACATTGGTGACCAG TGGGACTCAAACTCGCTCTGGGAGAGTCGTTACATCTGGTTACCCATTGAGATTGAcgataagaagaaaacgcTAGAGCTGGCTTGGCACGATGTCTATGACCTCAATGT CAAAACCGGCGAGTGGAAACCAATCGAAGGAAAGACCTACTATGGAAAAGATGCAAAGACTTCCGGAGATGCGTTCAAGCAAGAGGCC AACTTCGCGAGCCACAACACCATTCTAACCGGCATCTACGGCAACGATAGCACAGTCACATTCGAAGGTATCGAAGGCACAGGCAAGCCGCAGTGGGTATCTTTCTACTACCAGA ACACCGATGACATGGGATTCGGAGACCAAC CTGGTGGAACCCCCGATCGCATCGGAGGCGAATGGCAACTCCGACGCATTAGCAGCGTCGTTGTCAATGGCAACACTTCCAACGTAGAAACGCTCTATCAGCGGGATACCCACAAGagcatcatcctctccacaCCACTGAAACTTACTCTcgagaagggaaagcagaACACTATCACGATCGGCGGACTTTACAACGGATTTGACTACAAGGGAGCTGACCTTGACAGAATTGTTGTTTATCCTCCTGAGGAATAG
- a CDS encoding uncharacterized protein (predicted protein): MRFSPGLLCLIGGLLPAIVSGATAPTPFFPELDDFYTPKHGFWEELDPGSIIDYRQVYVNSLSYGIPSNATAYQVLYVTTDLNKQKTHSVTTIIVPHNAKKGWLLSVQPAYDSPDINCSPSYGLQVGAVGPALSWNMMDLSFVLPFVNKEGPILNIPDYEGWNAAFTVGPQTAYHTLDSIRAAFNFEKEYSLTGLKPDAKTVMYGFSGGAYATEWASELHSTYAPDLTQIVGAAMGGPPPNVTDTYLGCNMGPWAELNVWAMLGVMNAVPEMKRFMDGDLLEEHRERFYGPKTRCSRCFGREKAHEPLEYQNISSFFEHGDSFLYRFRGTLADIGVMGRNGAPSYPMYIFQGTNDEIVGDIGVTNRLVRHLCDQGTVVQYHQYPDLNHMETLQKGNLDAWRWILNRFLGLEATGCRPIDLNPPIGGDDVQMRLSMASTILPGWPTTE; this comes from the exons ATGAGGTTCAGCCCTGGTTTGCTTTGCCTAATAGGCGGGCTCCTCCCTGCCATTGTCTCTGGGGCGACAGCGCCTACACCCTTCTTCCCGGAATTGGACGACTTCTATACTCCGAAGCACGGATTctgggaagaactggacCCCGGATCCATTATAGATTATCGCCAAGTATATGTCAATTCGCTCTCGTACGGCATCCCATCCAATGCAACGGCATACCAAGTACTGTACGTTACAACAGACTTGAACAAGCAGAAAACTCACTCAGTCACAACGATAATCGTTCCGCACAATGCAAAGAAAGGTTGGCTTCTCTCAGTGCAACCCGCCTATGACTCCCCGGATATCAACTGCTCGCCATCATATGGACTGCAGGTTGGAGCAGTCGGCCCTGCCTTATCCTGGAACATGATGGATCTATCGTTCGTACTACCCTTCGTGAATAAGGAAGGTCCGATCTTGAACATCCCAGATTATGAAGGCTGGAACGCTGCGTTCACGGTCGGCCCACAAACTGCCTATCACACACTTGACTCAATTCGCGCCGCATTTAACTTCGAGAAGGAATACAGCCTAACCGGCCTCAAGCCCGACGCCAAGACAGTTATGTACGGGTTTTCCGGTGGCGCTTATGCTACCGAATGGGCCTCTGAACTACATTCCACTTATGCACCGGATCTTACCCAGATCGTAGGCGCTGCCATGGGTGGTCCCCCACCCAATGTTACCGATACATATCTTGGCTGCAATATGGGACCATGGGCAGAGCTGAACGTATGGGCCATGTTGGGCGTCATGAACGCAGTTCCAGAGATGAAGAGATTCATGGACGGTGActtgctggaggagcatCGAGAGAGGTTTTACGGGCCCAAGACACGCTGCAGTCGCTGCTTTGGCAGAGAGAAGGCTCATGAACCACTTGAGTACCAGAAcatctcatccttcttcgAACACGGCGACAGTTTCTTGTACAGGTTCCGCGGAACTCTGGCAGACATTGGTGTTATGGGAAGGAATGGGGCTCCTAGCTATCCGATGTATATTTTCCAAGGCACGAATGATGAGATTGTTGGTGATATCGGAGTGACGAATAGACTTGTGCGTCATCTTTGCGATCAGGGTACTGTTGTTCAGTATCATCAGTATCCTGACTTGAACCATATGGAGACCCTGCAGAAAGGGAACTTGGATGCTTGGAGATGGATTCTGAATCGCTTCCTGGGTCTTGAAGCGACTGGGTGTCGCCCGATAGACCTGAACCCTCCGAttggtggagatgatg TTCAAATGCGCCTTTCCATGGCATCCACGATCCTACCTGGATGGCCAACTACTGAATAA
- a CDS encoding GMC family oxidoreductase (choline dehydrogenase and related flavoproteins) has product MATDGSHFDFVIVGGGTAGNTVAGRLAENPNVTVLIVEAGIGNPEDIPEITTPSSAMDLRNSKYDWAYKTTMVRRDDYERIEKPNTRGKTLGGSSSLNYFTWVPGHKATFDQWEEFGGKEWTWDPLVPYLRKSATYHDDPRLYSPELEKIGGGGPIPISHAELIDEMAPFRENLTKAWKSMGQPLIENIYDGEMDGLTHCCDTIYRGQRSGSFLFVKNKPNITIVPEVHSKRLIINEADRTCKGVTVVTAAGNELNFFADREVILSQGVFETPKLLMLSGIGPTRELSRHGINTIVDSRHVGQNLMDHPGVPFVLRVKDGFGMDDVLLRHGPKRDAVVSAYNKNRSGPVGSGLLELVGFPRIDKYLEKDAEYRKAKAANGGKDPFSPLGQPHFELDFVCMFGTAFQWHFPTPKTGDHLTVVVDLVRPISDPGEVTLNSADPFQQPNINLNFFANDLDIIAMREGIRFSYDLLFKGEGFKDLVESEYPWEMPLDSDKEMHRAVLDRCQTAFHPTGTARLSKNIDQGVVDPKLKVHGIKKLRVADASVIPIIPDCRIQNSVYAVGEKCADMIKAEHKDLY; this is encoded by the coding sequence ATGGCTACCGATGGATCTCACTTCGACTTCGTTATTGTGGGCGGCGGCACGGCGGGTAACACCGTGGCCGGCCGTCTTGCTGAAAACCCCAATGTCACGGTCTTGATCGTCGAGGCGGGTATCGGGAACCCTGAGGATATCCCAGAGATTACTACACCTTCCTCTGCTATGGACCTTCGTAACAGCAAGTACGACTGGGCCTATAAAACCACCATGGTTAGGCGCGATGACTACGAACGTATCGAGAAGCCGAACACACGTGGAAAGACCCTTGGTGGCAGTTCATCACTCAATTACTTCACATGGGTTCCAGGCCATAAGGCTACCTTTGACcaatgggaagaatttggcGGCAAGGAGTGGACTTGGGATCCCCTTGTTCCTTACCTTCGCAAGAGTGCTACCTATCACGATGACCCCAGGCTTTACTCGCCtgagcttgagaagatcggtggtggtggcccTATTCCAATCTCTCATGCTGAGTTGATCGATGAGATGGCGCCCTTCCGTGAGAACCTCACCAAGGCTTGGAAGTCCATGGGCCAGCCTTTGATTGAAAACATCTATGATGGTGAAATGGATGGTCTTACCCACTGCTGTGATACCATCTACCGAGGCCAGCGGTCTGGCAGTTTCCTGTTTGTCAAGAATAAGCCCAACATCACAATTGTGCCCGAGGTTCATTCTAAGCGCCTTATTATTAACGAGGCCGACCGCACTTGCAAGGGTGTTACTGTTGTGACCGCCGCTGGCAACGAGTTGAATTTCTTCGCGGACCGTGAAGTTATCCTTTCCCAAGGTGTCTTCGAGACCCCTAAGCTTCTTATGCTCAGCGGTATCGGACCCACCCGTGAGCTCTCGAGACATGGTATCAACACCATCGTCGACTCTCGCCACGTCGGCCAGAACTTGATGGATCACCCAGGTGTTCCCTTCGTGCTGCGCGTCAAAGACGGCTTCGGTATGGACGACGTTCTTCTGCGCCACGGCCCTAAGAGAGATGCCGTCGTTTCCGCCTATAACAAAAATCGCTCCGGCCCTGTTGGCTCCGGTCTACTCGAACTGGTCGGATTCCCCCGTATCGACAAGTATCTCGAGAAGGATGCCGAATACCGCAAGGCGAAAGCTGCCAACGGAGGCAAGGACCCATTTTCGCCCTTGGGACAACCTCACTTCGAGCTCGACTTCGTCTGCATGTTCGGTACCGCCTTCCAATGGCACTTCCCCACCCCCAAGACCGGTGATCACCTTACCGTGGTCGTTGACCTGGTCCGCCCTATCTCCGACCCTGGTGAGGTGACCTTGAACAGTGCCGACCCCTTTCAGCAGCCGAATATCAACCTTAATTTCTTCGCCAATGACCTCGATATCATTGCCATGCGTGAGGGTATCAGATTCAGCTATGACTTGCTGTTCAAGGGCGAGGGCTTCAAGGACCTGGTTGAGAGCGAGTACCCATGGGAAATGCCTCTCGACTCCGACAAGGAGATGCACAGAGCCGTTCTGGACCGTTGCCAGACTGCCTTCCACCCGACTGGTACTGCCCGTCTCTCGAAGAATATCGATCAGGGTGTGGTGGACCCGAAGCTCAAGGTCCACggtatcaagaagctccGTGTTGCTGATGCTTCGGTTATTCCTATCATCCCTGACTGCCGTATCCAGAACTCTGTCTACGCTGTCGGTGAGAAGTGTGCCGATATGATCAAGGCCGAGCACAAGGATCTTTACTAG
- a CDS encoding uncharacterized protein (predicted protein): MDDKGTLAELQQVIEKYNKDDPSSWMRLEDALEKVRRELVPPQIFTMKQRLQTVNNVCIVVALEMGLFKTLAAKVGKSLTAEDLSKTTGYNASLIARVMRVITAIGFANETGYQTYTANGCTLAQNNPGNIGGLIISNDIVFPVASRIRQYLQQNKPVDIAKTLPAYDFAMGETIWQTLAKNIEWKTGFDDNMTARNKTLSVPWHLKYPVGERLAAGSLSAKPIIVDVGGNQGVDLQRFADTFPELECELILQDLPETIAGIPGQLDSRIKPTAHDFFTEQTAKDDVASRKILSNIANVMQPHSRLLINEMILADVNESMIRSNMDMLMLFFTNGMERTQTQWNELLATVEPPLELVQVWSATGDQQCVIETCLAE; this comes from the exons ATGGATGACAAGGGAACACTCGCCGAGCTTCAGCAGGTGATTGAGAAATACAACAAAGATGACCCTTCGAGTTGGATGCGACTGGAAGATGCCCTGGAAAAGGTGCGTCGGGAGTTGGTGCCTCCTCAAATATTTACGATGAAACAGCGACTCCAG ACAGTGAACAATGTTTGCATTGTAGTAGCGCTTGAGATGGGCTTGTTTAAGACCCTGGCTGCCAAGGTGGGTAAGAGCCTGACTGCCGAGGACTTGTCGAAGACTACTGGGTATAATGCTAGCCTCATTG CTCGAGTGATGCGCGTGATCACCGCCATCGGTTTCGCAAATGAGACTGGATATCAAACTTACACTGCAAATGGTTGTACCTTGGCCCAAAACAACCCCGGAAATATCGGAGGCCTGATTATCTC CAATGACATCGTGTTCCCAGTTGCAAGCCGAATCCGGCAATACCTCCAACAAAACAAACCTGTGGATATCGCCAAGACGCTTCCAGCATACGACTTCGCGATGGGAGAGACCATCTGGCAAACGCTAGCGAAAAACATCGAATGGAAAACAGGCTTTGACGACAATATGACTGCTCGAAACAAAACACTCTCTGTCCCGTGGCATTTGAAATATCCGGTTGGGGAGAGGCTCGCCGCAGGGTCACTGTCTGCAAAGCCAATTATCGTTGATGTCGGTGGTAATCAGGGAGTCGATCTACAGCGCTTTGCTGATACATTCCCTGAATTAGAATGCGAACTGATCTTGCAGGACCTACCTGAGACCATAGCTGGGATTCCAGGACAGCTTGACTCTAGAATCAAGCCAACTGCGCATGACTTTTTCACGGAGCAGACTGCAAAGG ACGATGTCGCCTCTCGCAAGATCCTTTCCAACATTGCAAATGTCATGCAACCTCATTCCCGTCTTCTCATCAATGAAATGATCCTTGCCGATGTGAATGAATCAATGATACGGAGCAATATGGACATGCTTATGCTGTTCTTCACTAACGGGATGGAACGTACTCAGACACAATGGAATGAGTTGTTGGCCACGGTGGAACCACCTCTCGAATTGGTCCAGGTTTGGTCGGCTACGGGAGATCAGCAATGTGTCATTGAAACCTGTCTGGCAGAGTAG